From the genome of Hyalangium ruber, one region includes:
- a CDS encoding protein-glutamate methylesterase/protein-glutamine glutaminase has translation MAPIRILVADNSAVARREISQMLGADPDLDVVATASTGRITLERVGQLHPDVLVLELAIPDLSGMDVLKALRKQAPSLPVLVFSALTESAGNLTLDALALGASDYITKPSSGGTPVLERAREQLIAKIKALHARSRQEPQPAIAPRGIPEPPKVQPRLPRVAVVAIGASTGGPNMLTEVLSEFPADFPVPVLITQHMPPVFTKLFAERLNTVCRLQVREATPGEMVRAGQIWIAPGDYHLTVVRDGPMVRLATHQGPPENSCRPAVDVLFRSAATVYGSGVLAVVMTGMGQDGLKGCQAVNQVSGQLMVQDPNTCIIGSMPRAVIQAGLSPQVVPLHDLGAEIVRRATRIPPPI, from the coding sequence ATGGCTCCCATCCGTATCCTGGTGGCGGACAATTCAGCGGTCGCCCGGAGGGAGATCTCCCAGATGCTCGGGGCAGACCCCGATCTGGACGTGGTGGCGACCGCCTCCACGGGCCGGATCACGCTCGAGCGCGTGGGGCAGCTCCATCCGGACGTGCTGGTGCTGGAGCTGGCGATCCCGGACCTGAGTGGGATGGATGTGCTCAAGGCGCTGCGCAAGCAGGCCCCTTCCCTGCCGGTGCTGGTGTTCAGCGCCCTGACGGAGAGCGCCGGCAACCTCACGCTGGACGCGCTGGCGCTGGGTGCCAGCGACTACATCACCAAGCCTTCGTCCGGGGGCACTCCTGTCCTGGAGCGGGCCCGCGAGCAGCTCATCGCGAAGATCAAGGCGCTGCACGCGCGCAGCCGGCAGGAGCCGCAGCCCGCCATCGCCCCACGTGGGATTCCCGAGCCTCCGAAGGTGCAGCCCCGGCTGCCCCGCGTGGCGGTGGTGGCGATCGGCGCTTCGACGGGCGGCCCCAACATGCTGACGGAGGTGCTCTCTGAGTTCCCGGCCGACTTCCCGGTACCCGTGCTCATCACCCAGCACATGCCGCCAGTCTTCACGAAGCTGTTCGCCGAGCGCCTGAACACGGTCTGCCGGCTCCAGGTGCGCGAGGCCACGCCCGGGGAGATGGTGCGCGCCGGGCAGATCTGGATCGCTCCCGGGGACTACCACCTGACGGTCGTCCGGGACGGGCCCATGGTGCGGCTGGCCACGCATCAGGGGCCGCCGGAGAACTCCTGCCGCCCGGCGGTGGACGTGCTCTTCCGTTCGGCCGCCACGGTCTACGGCTCGGGCGTGCTGGCCGTGGTGATGACGGGCATGGGCCAGGACGGGCTGAAGGGCTGTCAGGCCGTGAACCAGGTCAGTGGGCAGCTCATGGTCCAGGATCCAAATACCTGCATCATCGGGAGCATGCCTCGGGCGGTCATCCAGGCCGGGCTGTCTCCGCAGGTGGTCCCCCTGCACGACCTGGGCGCGGAGATCGTCCGGCGCGCCACGCGCATCCCTCCTCCCATCTAG
- a CDS encoding DUF3616 domain-containing protein — protein sequence MPRSAYRIQGFPALLAGLFLLSLGCGTRSAHAPGPSAPGSEASGLATLVFEGGCDASGAVALEGGRFIVGDDEDNILRVYDGRRGGKPLYSVDLSPHLELPAKKRPPEVDIEAATELGALDFWLSSHGRNSSGKEQPSRFRLFATTPPKEGTPLQFAGRPYTQLLEDLLADPRLGSLGLAEASKLAPKEQGGLNIEGMTAMPDGNSLLIGFRNPRPQGKALAIPVLNPKEIIEQGQAARFGPPTLLDLQGLGIRSLSWWRGRYLIIAGAVASEASSRLFTWRGGDDAPVPVSAADFTGLNPEAFVSPEDQEEILVLSDDGTALLDGVECKRLKDPSLKRFRGVWMRLPEDSGVTSPETRGANGP from the coding sequence GTGCCGAGGTCCGCGTATCGCATCCAGGGGTTCCCCGCGCTGCTCGCAGGTCTGTTCCTCCTGAGCCTCGGTTGCGGAACGCGTAGCGCGCATGCGCCGGGTCCCAGCGCTCCTGGCTCAGAGGCCTCGGGGCTCGCGACGCTCGTCTTCGAGGGAGGCTGTGACGCCTCGGGCGCCGTGGCCCTGGAAGGGGGCCGGTTCATCGTGGGCGATGACGAGGACAACATCCTCCGGGTCTACGACGGCCGCCGTGGAGGCAAGCCCCTCTACAGCGTGGACCTGTCTCCCCATCTCGAGCTGCCCGCCAAGAAGCGGCCTCCCGAGGTCGACATCGAGGCGGCCACCGAGCTGGGCGCTCTCGACTTCTGGCTCTCGTCCCACGGCCGCAACAGCTCCGGCAAGGAGCAGCCGAGCCGCTTCCGGCTCTTCGCCACCACGCCTCCGAAGGAAGGAACGCCCCTGCAGTTCGCGGGACGGCCCTACACGCAGTTGCTGGAGGACCTGCTCGCGGACCCGCGGCTGGGCTCGCTGGGGCTCGCCGAGGCCTCGAAGCTCGCTCCCAAGGAACAAGGCGGGCTCAACATCGAAGGCATGACGGCGATGCCGGATGGCAACTCCCTGCTCATCGGCTTCCGCAACCCCAGGCCCCAGGGCAAGGCGCTCGCCATCCCCGTGCTCAACCCCAAGGAGATCATCGAGCAGGGCCAGGCGGCCCGCTTCGGCCCGCCGACGCTGCTGGACCTCCAGGGGCTGGGCATCCGCTCGCTCTCGTGGTGGCGCGGGCGCTACCTCATCATCGCGGGAGCCGTCGCCAGCGAGGCCTCCTCCCGGCTGTTCACGTGGCGCGGCGGTGACGACGCCCCTGTGCCCGTCTCTGCGGCGGACTTCACCGGCCTCAACCCCGAGGCCTTCGTCTCCCCCGAGGACCAGGAGGAGATCCTCGTGCTGAGCGACGACGGGACGGCCCTGCTCGACGGCGTCGAGTGCAAGCGCCTGAAGGACCCGTCCCTCAAGCGCTTCCGTGGGGTGTGGATGCGGCTTCCGGAGGACTCCGGTGTCACGTCCCCAGAAACTCGCGGTGCAAACGGGCCGTGA
- a CDS encoding tetratricopeptide repeat protein, with protein sequence MRRSLLIGLLVVASTAAAQGKKTPREADLGKKSATTIDKSLAGDISRKKDKEADAPALQYDQFRLGVEVQVASKRREQIESLRKIIALSADQAEQPSLLFRLGELYWEESKFFEFEANRKDDDLIKAMNRNDSAAQQRAKAEKAELTAKSKEYGRYAVEQYTKIIQEYPKFERSDEVLFFLGNFLMEDGQDKKALVAYKRLLEKHPKSKYVPDAYLAFGEYYFNNSKGKRPELERALQAYTKAAEFTESQNYAFALYKQGWCYFNMGDYAQAKDKFKTVVLYGELAGANAVEKDGGKSGKNSLVREARADYVRTYAREGDVMQARDDFSKVATKPEDRFAMMKQLANLYYGDGKDREAAITFNALIKEKPLSPESPGFQAKIVDCVLRMGNKERTVSQVRRLVKITKEVESSGIIKEDKDKKLLDEANELAERTLSNLAVTWHNEAKKTRDEETFRYADAIYSDYLTLFPENPKAYDMRFFWAELLNDNLNNYEKSSVNYTLVVLQDAKILDAKDEKGNPKPGKPGKWLPNAAYNAVLAYDEVVKTAEEKGTLKPPAIGDAKQKLAIPEPRKGLLDACERYLKYLPKGDKRVEISFKAANIYYRYNHFEDAVARFSDIALNHPDHKFDNGDRAGEVAANLVLDSYNLQKDYAKVNEWARKFYANDKLAVGKFREDLSKLIEQSSFALVAQLEEKKQFAKAAEAYLTFVKDFPSTTIADQALYNASVDYFKAKMLDKAIEVRQALISQYPRSRFVPDSIYANAEALEAIGDFEQASNTYELYVKGYERSVNEKGAPKAKAKPSKKGKKDNGPEEKVVAQKWEEAKAQVALFNAATYREGLGQYKQALRNRERYLELWPKTKDAEQIYLSIVTLHEKSGAFGKAMKMLEDYERDNIRSPSKVLTAEGRIANLFENKLRKPKDTARLYGRIFKYYDELPSRVQKSLEKTAVAPVARAHYLNNELDWREYLRLRLSWGKPASPDKFKASIADKSRALDVVQKKYIQTVAFGAPEPAICALHRIGLAYHEFADKVTNAPMPPGIDPETEQAIRDEFANQAQPLKAKATEAFASAVAKSQELDFFSDCTRESLKMLRSTYAPEQFPEVHEEKVALKKGADLALGGDLLAAIQDVPAPVVQDEAAQQAKTEAIQEDLTDLTRKLREQTATDVSSSPATQGGTGPKKASAEDEEPEDFL encoded by the coding sequence ATGCGTCGCTCGCTCCTCATCGGTCTCTTGGTGGTGGCCTCCACGGCTGCCGCCCAGGGCAAGAAAACGCCTCGTGAGGCTGACCTCGGCAAGAAGTCGGCCACCACCATTGACAAGTCCCTCGCGGGCGACATCTCCCGCAAGAAGGACAAGGAAGCCGATGCCCCGGCCCTCCAGTACGACCAGTTCCGACTGGGAGTGGAGGTGCAGGTGGCATCCAAGCGACGCGAGCAGATCGAGTCGCTTCGGAAGATCATCGCCCTGTCGGCCGACCAGGCCGAGCAGCCCAGCCTGCTGTTCCGCCTGGGCGAGCTCTACTGGGAGGAGTCGAAGTTCTTCGAGTTCGAGGCGAACCGGAAGGACGACGACCTCATCAAGGCGATGAACCGCAATGACTCCGCGGCCCAGCAGCGCGCCAAGGCGGAGAAGGCGGAGCTGACCGCCAAGTCCAAGGAGTACGGACGCTACGCGGTCGAGCAGTACACGAAGATCATCCAGGAGTACCCGAAGTTCGAGCGCAGCGACGAGGTGCTCTTCTTCCTGGGCAACTTCCTGATGGAGGACGGCCAGGACAAGAAGGCCCTGGTGGCCTACAAGCGCCTGCTGGAGAAGCACCCCAAGAGCAAGTACGTGCCGGACGCGTACCTGGCCTTCGGCGAGTACTACTTCAACAACTCGAAGGGGAAGCGCCCCGAGCTGGAGCGCGCCCTGCAGGCCTACACCAAGGCGGCCGAGTTCACCGAGAGCCAGAACTACGCCTTCGCCCTCTACAAGCAGGGCTGGTGCTACTTCAACATGGGCGATTACGCCCAGGCGAAGGACAAGTTCAAGACGGTGGTGCTCTACGGCGAGCTGGCCGGCGCCAACGCGGTGGAGAAGGACGGCGGCAAGAGCGGCAAGAACAGCCTGGTTCGCGAGGCGCGCGCCGACTACGTGCGCACCTACGCCCGCGAGGGCGACGTGATGCAGGCCCGCGACGACTTCAGCAAGGTCGCCACCAAGCCCGAGGACCGCTTCGCGATGATGAAGCAGCTCGCGAACCTCTATTACGGCGACGGTAAGGACCGCGAGGCGGCCATCACCTTCAACGCCCTCATCAAGGAGAAGCCGCTGTCGCCCGAGTCTCCGGGCTTCCAGGCGAAGATCGTCGACTGCGTGCTGCGCATGGGCAACAAGGAGCGCACGGTGTCGCAGGTGCGCCGCCTGGTGAAGATCACCAAGGAAGTGGAGTCCTCGGGCATCATCAAGGAGGACAAGGACAAGAAGCTGCTGGATGAGGCCAACGAGCTAGCCGAGCGCACCCTGTCCAACCTCGCCGTCACCTGGCACAACGAGGCCAAGAAGACGCGTGACGAGGAGACGTTCCGCTACGCGGACGCCATCTACAGCGACTACCTCACGCTCTTCCCCGAGAACCCCAAGGCGTACGACATGCGGTTCTTCTGGGCGGAGTTGCTCAACGACAACCTGAACAACTACGAGAAGTCCTCGGTCAACTACACCCTCGTGGTGCTCCAGGACGCGAAGATCCTGGATGCCAAGGACGAGAAGGGCAACCCCAAGCCCGGCAAGCCCGGCAAGTGGCTGCCCAACGCCGCCTACAACGCGGTGCTCGCCTATGACGAGGTGGTGAAGACCGCCGAGGAGAAGGGCACCCTCAAGCCGCCCGCCATCGGCGACGCCAAGCAGAAGCTGGCCATCCCCGAGCCGCGCAAGGGCCTGCTGGATGCGTGCGAGCGCTACCTGAAGTACCTGCCCAAGGGCGACAAGCGGGTGGAGATCTCCTTCAAGGCCGCCAACATCTACTACCGCTACAACCACTTCGAGGACGCGGTGGCGCGCTTCAGCGACATCGCGCTCAACCACCCGGACCACAAGTTCGACAACGGGGACCGTGCGGGCGAGGTGGCCGCCAACCTGGTGCTCGACTCGTACAACCTGCAGAAGGACTACGCGAAGGTGAACGAGTGGGCCCGCAAGTTCTACGCCAACGACAAGCTGGCGGTGGGCAAGTTCCGCGAGGACCTCTCCAAGCTCATCGAGCAGTCCTCGTTCGCGCTGGTGGCCCAGCTCGAGGAGAAGAAGCAGTTCGCCAAGGCGGCCGAGGCCTACCTGACCTTCGTGAAGGACTTCCCGTCGACGACCATCGCCGACCAGGCGCTCTACAACGCCTCGGTGGACTACTTCAAAGCGAAGATGCTGGATAAGGCCATCGAGGTGCGTCAGGCGCTCATCTCCCAGTACCCGCGCAGCCGCTTCGTGCCCGACTCCATCTACGCCAACGCCGAGGCGCTGGAGGCCATCGGCGACTTCGAGCAGGCCTCCAACACGTACGAGCTGTACGTGAAGGGCTACGAGCGCAGCGTGAACGAGAAGGGCGCGCCCAAGGCCAAGGCCAAGCCCAGCAAGAAGGGCAAGAAGGACAACGGCCCCGAGGAGAAGGTCGTGGCGCAGAAGTGGGAGGAGGCCAAGGCGCAGGTGGCCCTCTTCAACGCGGCCACCTACCGCGAGGGTCTGGGCCAGTACAAGCAGGCGCTGCGCAACCGCGAGCGCTACCTGGAGCTGTGGCCGAAGACCAAGGACGCCGAGCAGATCTACCTGTCCATCGTGACGCTGCACGAGAAGAGCGGCGCCTTCGGCAAGGCCATGAAGATGCTCGAGGACTACGAGCGCGACAACATCCGCTCGCCCAGCAAGGTGCTGACGGCCGAGGGCCGCATCGCCAACCTCTTCGAGAACAAGCTGCGCAAGCCCAAGGACACCGCGCGCCTCTACGGCCGCATCTTCAAGTACTACGACGAGCTGCCCAGCCGCGTTCAGAAGAGCCTGGAGAAGACGGCCGTGGCCCCGGTGGCGCGCGCCCACTACCTGAACAACGAGCTGGACTGGCGTGAGTACCTGCGCCTGCGCCTGTCGTGGGGCAAGCCCGCCAGCCCCGACAAGTTCAAGGCCTCCATCGCCGACAAGAGCCGCGCGCTGGACGTGGTGCAGAAGAAGTACATCCAGACGGTGGCCTTCGGCGCGCCCGAGCCCGCCATCTGCGCGCTGCACCGCATCGGCTTGGCCTACCACGAGTTCGCCGACAAGGTGACCAACGCGCCCATGCCGCCGGGTATCGACCCCGAGACGGAGCAGGCCATCCGCGACGAGTTCGCCAACCAGGCCCAGCCCCTCAAGGCGAAGGCCACCGAGGCCTTCGCCAGCGCGGTCGCCAAGAGCCAGGAGCTGGACTTCTTCAGCGACTGCACCCGCGAGAGCCTGAAGATGCTGCGCTCCACGTACGCCCCGGAGCAGTTCCCCGAGGTGCATGAGGAGAAGGTGGCCCTGAAGAAGGGCGCGGACCTGGCCCTCGGCGGCGATCTGCTGGCCGCCATCCAGGATGTGCCGGCGCCCGTGGTGCAGGACGAAGCCGCGCAGCAGGCCAAGACCGAGGCGATCCAGGAGGATCTCACGGACCTGACCCGCAAGCTGCGTGAGCAGACCGCGACCGATGTGAGCTCGAGCCCTGCCACCCAGGGAGGCACGGGGCCCAAGAAGGCGTCCGCCGAGGACGAAGAGCCGGAGGACTTCCTCTAA
- a CDS encoding ABC transporter permease: MRTALAIARKELSIYFTTPWAYAVFTAIVAITSFFFMGLLQSFQQAQEWAQSVGWNQLPPELSAYRNLTDGVVVQLWGSILIITLFVAPFLSMRLFAEEKRNKTFELLMTTPVRPIELVLGKYLGGLGIISTALGLTIVFPLTLSAFGASESGVVLEWPTVLLGYGGVLLWGATCMAVGMFISSLTESQMVAALLTFVVLLPWMLLRTLAQGTEEPMRSFIGYLAFDSQLQNLLQGVLDLKALVFFLSVIFFSLLLTHRTVEAQRWA, from the coding sequence ATGCGTACCGCCTTGGCGATTGCTCGCAAGGAGCTGTCCATCTACTTCACCACCCCGTGGGCCTACGCGGTGTTCACGGCGATCGTGGCCATCACCTCGTTCTTCTTCATGGGCCTGCTGCAGAGCTTCCAGCAAGCCCAGGAGTGGGCGCAGTCGGTCGGCTGGAACCAGCTCCCCCCGGAGTTGAGCGCCTACCGCAACCTCACCGACGGCGTCGTCGTCCAGCTCTGGGGCAGCATCCTCATCATCACCCTCTTCGTGGCGCCCTTCCTCTCCATGCGGCTGTTCGCCGAGGAGAAGCGCAACAAGACGTTCGAGCTGCTGATGACCACGCCGGTGCGCCCCATCGAGCTGGTGCTGGGCAAGTACCTGGGCGGGCTGGGCATCATCTCCACGGCGCTGGGGCTGACCATCGTCTTCCCGCTCACCCTGTCGGCCTTCGGGGCGAGCGAGTCGGGCGTGGTGCTGGAGTGGCCCACCGTGCTGCTGGGCTACGGCGGGGTGCTGCTGTGGGGCGCCACCTGCATGGCGGTGGGCATGTTCATCTCCTCGCTCACCGAGAGCCAGATGGTGGCCGCGCTGCTCACCTTCGTGGTGCTGCTGCCGTGGATGCTGCTGCGCACCCTGGCCCAGGGCACCGAGGAGCCGATGCGCTCCTTCATCGGCTACCTGGCCTTCGACTCCCAGCTCCAGAACCTGCTCCAGGGCGTGCTGGACCTGAAGGCGCTGGTGTTCTTCCTCTCCGTCATCTTCTTCTCGCTGCTGCTCACCCACCGCACCGTGGAAGCGCAGCGCTGGGCGTAA
- a CDS encoding ABC transporter ATP-binding protein: MIEVQNLTKRYRDRVAIDGLSFTVNEGEILGFLGPNGAGKSTTMKILTGFLPPSAGMARVAGFDVFEQPLEVKRRIGYLPETPPLYPEMTVHGYLKFVASLKRLPGHAVKAEVERVAGLTGVTDVLGRIIQNLSKGYKQRVGIAQALLGSPPVLILDEPTEGLDPAQRAEVRALIKGLAGKHTLILSTHILPEVTMTCEKVLIINQGKMVAYDEIRKLASVHGQAENVSLEEIFIKLTAA, translated from the coding sequence ATGATTGAGGTCCAGAACCTCACGAAGCGCTACCGAGACCGGGTTGCCATCGATGGCCTCTCCTTCACCGTGAATGAAGGGGAGATCCTCGGCTTCCTGGGGCCCAACGGAGCAGGCAAGTCCACGACGATGAAGATCCTCACCGGGTTCCTGCCGCCGTCGGCGGGCATGGCCCGGGTGGCGGGCTTCGACGTCTTCGAGCAGCCCCTGGAGGTGAAGCGGCGCATCGGCTACCTGCCGGAGACTCCGCCGCTCTACCCGGAGATGACCGTCCACGGGTACCTGAAGTTCGTGGCCTCGCTGAAGCGGCTGCCGGGCCACGCGGTGAAGGCCGAGGTGGAGCGGGTGGCGGGCCTCACCGGGGTGACGGATGTGCTGGGGCGCATCATCCAGAACCTCTCCAAGGGCTACAAGCAGCGCGTCGGCATCGCCCAGGCGCTCCTGGGCTCGCCGCCGGTGCTCATCCTGGACGAGCCCACCGAGGGCCTCGACCCCGCCCAGCGCGCCGAGGTCCGCGCCCTCATCAAGGGCCTGGCCGGCAAGCACACCCTCATCCTCTCCACGCACATCCTGCCGGAGGTGACGATGACGTGTGAGAAGGTGCTCATCATCAACCAGGGGAAGATGGTCGCCTACGACGAGATCCGGAAGCTGGCCTCGGTACACGGCCAGGCCGAGAACGTCTCGCTCGAGGAGATCTTCATCAAGCTGACCGCCGCCTGA
- a CDS encoding aspartate kinase, with protein sequence MPIVVQKYGGSSVADVEKIRKVAQRVKAKRESGYQVVVVVSAMGDTTDELLALAKQVSPDPPRRELDMLLTCGERISMALLSMALQEQGVSAISFTGSQSGIITNDTHSQARIVEVRPYRLFEELERGKVVIVAGYQGVSYKKEVTTLGRGGSDTTAVALAAALEAEACEIYSDVDGIFSADPRVVPDARKLESLSYDEMQELASAGAKVLNAQAVEFAKAKGIVIMARTAHAQGTGTAIQELSVGSDTRVKGVTAEQEMAVLSAASERVRLPELLEFLDARGVRGRALSCDGLLGREPRVYIAVPLQDVHGLDVLRKDLSVRFGDAVSLQEQVGTVTCVGAGINADWSYLHRAVLAAEQLGAKVHAVHTSPLQLSLLVDKNHLKPLTARLHREFLGT encoded by the coding sequence ATGCCAATCGTGGTGCAGAAGTACGGCGGCTCCTCGGTCGCCGATGTGGAGAAGATTCGCAAGGTGGCCCAGCGCGTGAAGGCGAAGCGCGAGTCGGGCTACCAGGTGGTGGTGGTGGTCTCCGCCATGGGAGACACCACGGACGAGCTGCTGGCGCTGGCCAAGCAGGTGTCGCCGGACCCGCCCCGGCGCGAGCTGGACATGCTGCTCACCTGTGGCGAGCGCATCTCCATGGCGCTCTTGTCCATGGCGCTGCAGGAGCAGGGGGTGTCGGCCATCAGCTTCACCGGCAGCCAGAGCGGCATCATCACCAACGACACGCACTCGCAGGCGCGCATCGTCGAGGTGCGCCCCTACCGCCTCTTCGAGGAGCTGGAGCGGGGCAAGGTGGTCATCGTCGCCGGCTACCAGGGCGTCTCCTATAAGAAGGAGGTGACGACGCTGGGGCGTGGCGGCTCGGACACCACGGCGGTGGCGCTGGCGGCGGCGCTCGAGGCGGAGGCGTGTGAGATTTACTCCGACGTGGACGGCATCTTCAGCGCGGACCCTCGGGTGGTGCCGGACGCGCGCAAGCTGGAGTCGCTCTCGTATGACGAGATGCAGGAGCTGGCCAGCGCGGGCGCCAAGGTGCTCAACGCCCAGGCGGTGGAGTTCGCCAAGGCCAAGGGCATCGTCATCATGGCCCGCACGGCCCACGCACAGGGCACGGGCACGGCCATCCAGGAGCTGTCGGTGGGCTCCGACACCCGCGTCAAAGGCGTGACGGCGGAGCAGGAGATGGCGGTGCTGTCGGCGGCCTCGGAGCGGGTGCGGCTGCCGGAGCTGCTCGAGTTCCTCGACGCGCGGGGCGTGCGCGGGCGGGCGCTGAGCTGCGATGGACTGCTGGGCCGGGAGCCAAGGGTCTACATCGCGGTGCCGCTGCAGGACGTGCATGGGCTGGACGTCCTGCGCAAGGACCTGAGCGTGCGCTTCGGGGATGCGGTGTCCCTGCAGGAGCAGGTGGGCACCGTCACCTGCGTGGGCGCCGGCATCAACGCGGACTGGTCCTACCTGCACCGGGCGGTGCTGGCCGCGGAGCAGCTGGGCGCGAAGGTCCACGCGGTCCACACCTCGCCGCTGCAGCTCTCGTTGCTAGTGGACAAGAACCACCTCAAGCCGCTCACGGCCCGTTTGCACCGCGAGTTTCTGGGGACGTGA
- a CDS encoding TerC/Alx family metal homeostasis membrane protein, producing MAWVGFGALVLVLLVVDLLAHRKKHGESKRSAIAWSVGWIALGLGFSFFVWRAYGSQAAHEYLGAWLIEKSLSLDNLFVFLVIFRSLSVPEDEQRRVLFWGIFGALVFRALFIFAGVEALQRWHAVVYVFGFILLFTAFRVAREDPAEKRDSKLVHWLARRLPVTTVVEGARFIVRRDGRRVATPLLVALIAIELTDIAFAVDSVPAALAVSHEPFIVYTSNVFAILGLRALYIALAHVITELRYLHYGLAAVLAFAGLKMIVPDHWIHVPPLVSVAVIVGCIGTAVIASLQARARQRRRQPAPPKGPGSSTVDPREAHV from the coding sequence TTGGCGTGGGTCGGGTTCGGCGCCCTCGTCCTGGTCCTGCTCGTCGTTGACCTGCTCGCCCACCGCAAGAAGCATGGTGAGTCGAAGCGCAGCGCCATCGCCTGGAGCGTCGGCTGGATCGCGCTCGGGTTGGGCTTCAGCTTCTTCGTCTGGCGTGCGTACGGCAGCCAGGCCGCGCATGAGTACCTGGGCGCCTGGCTCATCGAGAAGAGCCTGAGCCTCGACAACCTCTTCGTCTTCCTCGTCATCTTCCGCAGCCTCTCGGTCCCCGAGGACGAACAGCGGCGGGTGCTCTTCTGGGGCATCTTCGGAGCGCTGGTGTTCCGGGCCCTCTTCATCTTCGCCGGCGTGGAGGCGCTGCAGCGCTGGCATGCTGTCGTCTACGTCTTCGGCTTCATCCTGCTCTTCACCGCCTTCCGCGTCGCGCGCGAGGATCCCGCGGAGAAGCGCGACAGCAAGCTGGTGCATTGGCTCGCGCGACGGCTGCCCGTGACAACCGTGGTCGAAGGCGCGCGGTTCATCGTGCGGCGCGATGGACGCCGCGTAGCGACTCCCCTCCTGGTGGCGCTGATCGCCATCGAGCTCACCGACATCGCGTTCGCCGTGGACTCGGTGCCCGCCGCGCTCGCGGTGAGCCATGAGCCCTTCATCGTCTACACCTCGAACGTGTTCGCCATCCTCGGCCTGCGGGCCCTGTACATCGCGCTGGCGCACGTGATTACGGAGCTGCGCTATCTGCACTACGGCCTCGCCGCCGTGCTGGCGTTCGCGGGATTGAAGATGATCGTTCCCGATCATTGGATCCACGTGCCGCCGCTCGTCTCGGTGGCGGTCATCGTCGGATGTATCGGCACCGCGGTCATCGCGAGCCTCCAGGCGCGGGCCCGGCAACGCCGCCGACAGCCCGCTCCGCCCAAAGGCCCCGGCTCTTCCACCGTGGACCCGCGCGAGGCCCACGTCTGA
- a CDS encoding ATP-binding protein: MDRGDMGIKGSGGACGVCGGRTYVIERQGDRAHARICACSAECSVCGGRGHLLVQREETFSKKVGTRKYEVLAPCACTLRTKRVARYNEVGMPGVVAHAGFDNFRPAKPEQDRARSVAMHFAHHFDKAGPNKGFVLSGPVGTGKTHLLGATLAHLVLEVGVQARYVEISLLYATIRRGFQEGRSGGEIIGPLSEVEVLAIDELGKGRGSPFEMETLDELIARRYNAHRTTLFATNYSLAYERKNVRTVSGYHATEDTKHAVREAELLRERVGERIYSRLCEMCTFVELPKDTPDRRHARQEMESRTQPPPAGMRASR; encoded by the coding sequence ATGGATCGCGGCGACATGGGGATCAAGGGCAGCGGCGGTGCGTGCGGGGTGTGCGGGGGGCGGACTTACGTCATCGAGCGGCAGGGAGACCGGGCGCATGCGCGCATCTGCGCGTGCTCCGCCGAGTGCAGCGTGTGCGGTGGGCGGGGGCACCTGCTCGTCCAACGCGAGGAGACCTTCAGCAAGAAGGTCGGGACTCGGAAGTACGAGGTGCTGGCGCCCTGCGCCTGTACCCTGCGCACCAAGCGCGTGGCCCGCTACAACGAGGTGGGCATGCCCGGTGTGGTGGCCCACGCGGGCTTCGACAACTTCCGCCCCGCCAAGCCGGAGCAGGATCGAGCCCGGAGCGTGGCGATGCACTTCGCCCACCACTTCGACAAGGCGGGCCCCAACAAGGGCTTCGTCCTGAGCGGGCCGGTGGGCACGGGCAAGACGCACCTGCTGGGCGCCACGCTGGCGCACCTGGTGCTCGAGGTGGGCGTGCAGGCCCGCTACGTGGAGATCTCCCTGCTCTACGCCACCATCCGTCGCGGCTTCCAGGAGGGCCGCAGCGGTGGGGAGATCATCGGTCCCCTGTCCGAGGTGGAGGTGCTGGCCATCGACGAGCTGGGAAAGGGCCGCGGCAGCCCCTTCGAGATGGAGACGCTCGATGAGCTGATCGCCCGGCGCTACAACGCCCACCGCACCACCCTGTTCGCGACGAACTACTCGCTCGCCTACGAGCGCAAGAACGTGCGCACGGTGTCCGGCTACCACGCCACCGAGGACACCAAGCACGCGGTGCGCGAGGCGGAGCTGCTGCGCGAGCGCGTGGGCGAGCGCATCTACAGCCGGCTGTGCGAGATGTGTACCTTCGTGGAGCTGCCCAAGGACACGCCGGATCGGCGGCACGCGCGCCAGGAGATGGAGTCGCGCACCCAGCCCCCTCCGGCGGGGATGCGAGCGAGCCGCTGA